The Corynebacterium tuberculostearicum genome window below encodes:
- a CDS encoding acyltransferase family protein — MPRPVDSHTSYVPAIDGLRTVAVLGVLIYHFNPAWLPGGYLGVGMFFTLSGYLITANLMRSYRRGKGLGLPTFWLRRFRRLVPAVALMLVTVLLLTIFFDLPKLGENARFSLSSLFYVNNWHVIAEGQSYFDRFAGHAPLDHMWSLSVEEQFYLFWPLVLFVLLKLTGGKRAPLVVSTLVLAAVSFGWMAFLFNTGSDATRVYEGTDTRAGGILLGAALAIALTNAQGYRIPPRLLTIPAALLGVLGIAALFWLLPDYSPHLYNWGLLALSAASVAVITAALDKRTLTSKFFGLTPLRWIGERSYGIYLWHLPAIVFIPQWENLPWAHPALVTVVAVALAHISWTLVEDPVRRNGVLAPLKQWWDKRNTLPRMALAIPATLLAAVVSMGVPAAWNNSLNQAEQPGAQQMGVQIGGDGPAPSDSEEKDSSAKASGQASPSAENATPEDGKTRCTTVIHVGDSTSIGMFDDDYLSDPQRNAQVTYKNVGAHEVVADVTGARSTVESLEGDPSIRDSVQRLLDQGYGEDACWIIGAGVNDAANRAVGGSGEEGWRVDQIMELLGDAPVLWPTAATNLNSGPYDNANMAPFNKALLAARDRYPNLIVYDWASDVRPEWFLPGDDVHYQTEGNEKRAEYFAKALTLAFPTDGSAPDDQIVTVDK; from the coding sequence ATGCCAAGACCGGTTGATTCACACACCTCCTATGTCCCAGCCATCGACGGCCTTCGGACCGTCGCCGTGCTCGGCGTTTTGATTTACCACTTCAACCCTGCATGGTTGCCAGGTGGCTATTTGGGTGTCGGCATGTTTTTTACGTTGTCGGGCTACCTCATCACCGCAAACTTGATGCGAAGCTACCGCCGTGGCAAAGGCTTGGGCTTGCCCACGTTCTGGTTGCGCCGCTTCCGCCGACTCGTCCCGGCGGTTGCGCTCATGCTGGTAACGGTTTTGCTACTCACTATCTTCTTCGACCTGCCCAAACTGGGCGAAAATGCCAGGTTCTCCTTAAGCTCGCTGTTTTATGTCAATAACTGGCATGTCATCGCAGAAGGCCAATCCTATTTCGACCGCTTTGCTGGACACGCGCCGCTGGACCACATGTGGTCGCTGTCCGTGGAGGAACAGTTCTACCTGTTCTGGCCGCTCGTGTTGTTTGTGCTTCTTAAGCTCACCGGCGGCAAGCGCGCCCCATTGGTCGTCAGCACGCTGGTACTGGCTGCTGTGTCCTTTGGCTGGATGGCCTTCCTCTTCAACACCGGATCCGATGCCACCCGCGTCTATGAGGGCACCGATACCCGCGCTGGCGGGATCCTCTTGGGCGCCGCGTTGGCCATCGCGCTGACTAACGCGCAGGGTTACCGCATTCCGCCGCGCCTGCTCACCATCCCCGCCGCGCTGCTCGGCGTGCTGGGCATCGCCGCCCTCTTCTGGCTGCTGCCAGATTACTCACCGCACCTGTACAACTGGGGCCTTCTAGCCCTCTCAGCGGCCAGCGTCGCAGTGATCACCGCTGCCCTAGACAAGCGGACACTGACGTCCAAGTTCTTTGGTCTCACGCCGCTGCGCTGGATTGGTGAGCGCTCCTACGGCATCTACCTGTGGCACCTGCCCGCCATCGTCTTCATTCCCCAGTGGGAAAACCTGCCGTGGGCTCATCCTGCGCTGGTCACCGTGGTGGCCGTTGCGCTGGCACACATTTCTTGGACGCTGGTGGAGGATCCGGTCCGCCGCAACGGCGTACTCGCGCCCTTGAAACAATGGTGGGACAAGCGCAATACGCTGCCGCGCATGGCCCTCGCCATTCCGGCTACGCTGCTTGCCGCGGTAGTATCCATGGGCGTTCCCGCTGCGTGGAATAATTCCCTCAACCAGGCCGAGCAGCCCGGCGCACAGCAGATGGGCGTCCAGATTGGTGGCGACGGCCCGGCCCCGTCCGACTCAGAGGAGAAAGATTCCTCCGCTAAGGCTTCCGGACAAGCTTCTCCTTCCGCGGAGAATGCGACCCCAGAGGACGGCAAGACCCGCTGCACCACCGTCATTCACGTCGGCGATTCCACGTCCATCGGAATGTTTGATGATGACTACCTCTCCGATCCCCAGCGCAACGCGCAGGTGACGTACAAGAACGTCGGCGCGCACGAAGTGGTGGCTGATGTCACCGGTGCACGCTCCACCGTGGAGTCTTTGGAGGGCGATCCCTCTATCCGTGATTCTGTCCAGCGTCTTCTGGACCAGGGCTACGGCGAGGACGCCTGCTGGATCATCGGTGCCGGCGTGAACGACGCCGCCAACCGCGCCGTGGGCGGATCCGGCGAGGAGGGCTGGCGCGTGGACCAGATCATGGAACTATTGGGGGATGCCCCCGTCCTGTGGCCGACTGCCGCGACCAACCTCAATTCCGGCCCCTACGATAATGCCAACATGGCGCCCTTCAACAAGGCACTCCTTGCCGCCCGGGATCGCTACCCAAACCTTATTGTCTATGACTGGGCTTCCGACGTTCGCCCCGAATGGTTCCTCCCAGGCGATGACGTGCATTACCAGACTGAAGGTAATGAAAAGCGCGCGGAGTACTTCGCCAAGGCACTCACGTTGGCCTTCCCCACGGATGGCTCCGCACCGGACGATCAGATAGTCACGGTAGATAAGTAG
- a CDS encoding YbaB/EbfC family nucleoid-associated protein has product MADQDPMQQANDMNDLIAQAAQVQADLQKAQEEILATNVEGQAGNGLVKVTMTGGAELVDLQIDKSVVDPEDVDTLQDLVMGAFKEAHAAAGRLAQEKIGPLSQGMGGQGGPSFEDVFGGNQ; this is encoded by the coding sequence ATGGCTGACCAAGACCCAATGCAGCAGGCAAATGACATGAACGACCTCATCGCGCAGGCCGCGCAGGTGCAGGCGGACCTGCAGAAGGCGCAGGAAGAAATCCTCGCCACCAACGTCGAGGGCCAGGCGGGCAATGGCCTGGTTAAGGTGACCATGACCGGCGGCGCCGAGCTCGTGGACCTGCAGATCGATAAGTCTGTCGTGGACCCAGAGGACGTCGATACCCTGCAGGATCTGGTCATGGGCGCGTTCAAGGAGGCTCACGCTGCGGCCGGCCGCCTGGCACAGGAGAAGATTGGCCCGCTGTCCCAGGGCATGGGCGGCCAGGGTGGCCCGTCTTTTGAGGATGTCTTCGGCGGCAACCAGTAG
- a CDS encoding cation:proton antiporter, with protein sequence MEVLLVLIGLMLLTVFVVAIGDKIGLPWPALLTIITACAVFVPGLPQFEPPTELILPIFLPPLLWALARRTSWGVIREQWVTILSLSVLLVVATTLAVGFTAYAFLPGISLAAAILIGAAIAPPDPVAVDAVAEPAGIPRRIITTLQTEGLFNDAASIVAFNLALTAVTQGDELSFGGGVLNFFYSAFVAGGLGWGVGRLVALFITHVHDVTARNALTWVTPFAVYLISEELGASGVIAVVIAAVELNSRADIQAEDRLSGQSFWETIELLFTGVAFGLIGLTVNTAIGEVGSDLWHSVVVGVILSLVAFVVRLVWMYIYYRINVSRGRPRVAPLRLQEVLLMTWSGMRGLVTLALVLSIPAGVFSFHHELAVIALTVLLVTMVVPGLLLPWLMERLDLTEASQIASDKMRAAVVARARAASIEALSHFRPDGHITADAEKVDPEISANVIQWFEDRLGDGGDVSDDSRKQRAWQARHVALEARRTALAAAQEELLRMRGDRAYNPAIVDEVLEEIDRMVLGAKRH encoded by the coding sequence ATGGAAGTTCTACTGGTGCTCATTGGGCTCATGCTGCTGACCGTGTTCGTCGTCGCCATCGGTGACAAGATTGGGCTGCCGTGGCCGGCCCTGCTGACGATTATTACCGCCTGCGCGGTCTTCGTGCCCGGCCTGCCCCAGTTCGAGCCGCCCACCGAACTCATCCTGCCCATCTTCCTGCCGCCGCTGCTGTGGGCGCTGGCCCGGCGCACCTCGTGGGGTGTGATCCGCGAACAATGGGTGACTATCTTGAGCCTGTCCGTGCTGCTGGTGGTCGCCACCACGCTGGCCGTAGGTTTTACGGCCTATGCCTTCCTGCCGGGTATCAGCCTGGCCGCGGCCATTCTCATCGGTGCGGCCATCGCCCCGCCGGACCCCGTCGCCGTTGATGCCGTGGCCGAGCCCGCCGGCATCCCGCGCCGCATCATCACCACCTTGCAGACCGAGGGCTTGTTTAACGACGCCGCCTCTATCGTCGCCTTCAATCTCGCGCTGACGGCCGTAACCCAAGGCGATGAGCTCTCCTTTGGCGGCGGCGTGCTCAACTTCTTCTACTCCGCATTCGTCGCGGGCGGCCTCGGCTGGGGCGTCGGCCGGCTGGTGGCGCTGTTTATCACCCACGTCCACGACGTCACTGCGCGCAACGCGCTGACCTGGGTGACGCCGTTTGCGGTCTACCTCATCTCGGAGGAACTCGGCGCCTCCGGTGTTATCGCCGTGGTCATCGCGGCCGTGGAGCTTAATTCCCGCGCCGATATCCAGGCCGAGGACCGCCTGTCCGGCCAGTCCTTCTGGGAGACCATCGAGCTGCTCTTTACCGGCGTCGCCTTCGGGCTCATTGGCCTGACGGTCAATACCGCCATCGGCGAAGTGGGATCGGACCTGTGGCATTCCGTGGTGGTAGGCGTCATCTTGTCCCTCGTGGCCTTCGTCGTCCGCTTGGTGTGGATGTACATCTATTACCGCATCAACGTCTCCCGCGGCCGCCCGCGCGTGGCGCCGTTGCGCTTGCAGGAGGTGCTGTTGATGACGTGGTCCGGTATGCGCGGCCTCGTCACCCTAGCGCTGGTTTTGTCCATCCCGGCCGGCGTGTTCAGCTTCCACCACGAGCTCGCGGTCATTGCGCTGACCGTCTTATTGGTCACGATGGTGGTGCCCGGCTTGCTGTTGCCGTGGCTCATGGAGCGCCTCGATCTCACGGAGGCTTCCCAGATTGCCAGCGATAAAATGCGCGCCGCCGTTGTGGCCCGCGCGCGTGCGGCCAGCATCGAGGCCCTGTCGCACTTCCGGCCGGACGGCCACATTACTGCCGACGCCGAGAAGGTCGACCCCGAAATTTCCGCCAACGTGATTCAGTGGTTCGAGGACAGGCTGGGCGATGGCGGGGATGTTTCCGATGACTCCCGCAAGCAGCGCGCCTGGCAGGCCCGCCACGTGGCTCTGGAGGCCCGCCGGACCGCTTTGGCGGCGGCGCAGGAGGAGCTGCTACGCATGCGCGGCGATCGGGCTTATAACCCGGCCATTGTGGACGAGGTGCTCGAGGAGATTGACCGCATGGTTCTAGGCGCCAAGCGCCACTAG
- the recR gene encoding recombination mediator RecR translates to MFEGPLQDLIDEFSRLPGIGPKSAQRIAFHVLHMEPEDIERLQNALGAVRDGVTFCRICCNISREDVCRICINSQRDASTICVVEEPKDIQVIERTGEYEGRYHVLGGALDPLANVGPRDLNISTLLQRLGGVLPDRELADSTPEAPLYDATPTIHEVILATDPNTEGEATAAYLVRLLRDFPDLKITRLASGMPLGGDLEFVDELTLSRALSGRLTI, encoded by the coding sequence ATGTTTGAAGGACCTCTGCAAGACCTCATCGACGAGTTTTCGCGCCTGCCGGGCATCGGCCCGAAGTCGGCGCAGCGCATCGCGTTTCACGTTTTGCACATGGAACCCGAGGACATCGAGCGGCTGCAGAACGCGCTGGGCGCGGTGCGCGATGGCGTGACCTTCTGCCGCATCTGCTGCAATATCTCCCGCGAGGATGTCTGCCGCATCTGTATTAATTCGCAGCGCGACGCCTCGACCATATGCGTGGTGGAAGAGCCGAAGGATATCCAGGTCATCGAGCGCACCGGAGAGTATGAGGGCCGCTACCACGTCTTGGGTGGCGCGCTGGACCCGCTGGCGAATGTGGGCCCGCGCGATTTGAATATTTCCACGCTGTTGCAGCGCCTGGGTGGTGTGCTGCCGGACCGCGAGCTGGCGGATTCCACCCCTGAAGCCCCGCTTTACGACGCCACCCCCACCATCCACGAAGTCATCCTCGCCACCGACCCCAATACGGAGGGCGAGGCCACCGCCGCATACCTGGTGCGGTTGCTGCGCGACTTCCCTGATTTGAAGATCACCAGATTGGCCTCCGGCATGCCGCTCGGAGGCGATCTGGAGTTCGTGGACGAACTCACCTTGTCCCGCGCGCTCTCTGGCCGCCTGACCATTTAG
- a CDS encoding HNH endonuclease signature motif containing protein, whose amino-acid sequence MTLLEQLGDIAKRGVELLEEAHAASSLPLPADQARTVRRTAAAFLSPTSHSRYQSRALAAARRNQHSLETLALIARRSRGISDPTKRWQFREKLCATAGTTAQVSRAATRLLREINPPPEREDGGRRIMHGEKTTLSFTGPAAQMADIWAAAKSDPLAWLTGSRAAAPATVTTNVIIELPDYLKILAGDGDDIRLALTNGATITGAELVRRTLAGAGLFTLIHPERGPVNLYRTRQASAKQRRMLEAEGARCAWPACRRPASECQAHHLIEYSRGGLTHPENMTLLCPYHNSINGLPGRGRMARVNGRVAWLPPASRHNATPSSMHSGHSGVHSSADNGTASKAHGPPVFTGRGRTGPSAAVP is encoded by the coding sequence ATGACGTTATTGGAGCAGCTGGGCGACATCGCTAAGCGCGGCGTGGAACTTCTCGAAGAGGCCCACGCCGCCTCCAGCCTGCCCCTGCCCGCGGACCAAGCGCGCACCGTGCGCCGCACCGCCGCGGCCTTCCTCTCGCCCACCAGCCACTCGCGCTACCAATCCCGCGCCCTGGCCGCCGCGCGCCGCAACCAGCACAGCCTGGAAACCCTCGCGCTCATCGCCCGCCGCTCGCGCGGCATTTCTGACCCCACCAAGCGCTGGCAATTCCGCGAGAAGCTATGCGCCACCGCCGGCACCACCGCGCAGGTCTCGCGCGCGGCCACTCGGCTGCTGCGCGAAATCAACCCGCCGCCCGAGCGCGAAGACGGCGGCCGCCGCATCATGCACGGCGAGAAAACCACCCTGAGTTTCACCGGCCCCGCCGCGCAGATGGCCGATATCTGGGCCGCCGCCAAATCCGACCCGCTGGCCTGGCTCACCGGTTCCCGCGCCGCCGCGCCCGCGACCGTGACCACCAATGTCATCATCGAGCTGCCGGATTACCTGAAAATCCTGGCCGGCGACGGCGACGACATCCGCCTCGCTCTCACCAACGGCGCTACCATCACCGGCGCCGAACTCGTCCGCCGCACCCTCGCCGGCGCCGGCCTTTTCACGCTCATCCACCCCGAGCGCGGGCCGGTCAACCTCTACCGCACCCGGCAGGCCTCCGCGAAGCAGCGCCGCATGCTCGAGGCCGAAGGCGCCCGCTGCGCCTGGCCCGCTTGCCGACGCCCCGCCTCCGAATGCCAAGCCCACCACCTCATCGAATACTCCCGCGGCGGCCTCACCCACCCCGAAAACATGACGCTGCTGTGCCCGTATCACAACTCCATCAACGGCCTGCCGGGCCGCGGCCGCATGGCCCGCGTCAACGGCCGAGTCGCCTGGCTTCCGCCCGCCAGCCGGCACAACGCTACGCCTAGCAGCATGCATAGCGGCCACAGCGGTGTACACAGCAGCGCAGATAACGGGACGGCAAGCAAAGCACACGGGCCGCCAGTGTTCACCGGCCGCGGGCGAACCGGGCCCTCGGCCGCCGTCCCCTAG
- a CDS encoding helix-turn-helix domain-containing protein, whose translation MAIVKAVRHPGRSSSKVAKQCGISRQRVHQVLNAFDAGGMKAVALKSRASHTHPQAMPDKLRAEIVTIRRQLTWPTPSWLARTEWEMNAPPHVEWLKEDGVEPPVFN comes from the coding sequence ATGGCCATAGTCAAAGCTGTACGCCATCCAGGTCGCAGTTCGTCAAAGGTCGCTAAGCAATGCGGTATTTCCCGGCAGCGCGTCCATCAGGTTCTCAACGCTTTTGATGCTGGTGGCATGAAAGCCGTTGCGCTGAAATCGCGTGCCTCGCATACTCATCCGCAGGCCATGCCAGATAAGTTGCGGGCAGAAATTGTTACTATCCGTCGTCAACTGACGTGGCCCACGCCTTCCTGGCTCGCCCGTACGGAATGGGAGATGAATGCCCCACCGCATGTCGAGTGGCTCAAAGAGGACGGCGTGGAGCCGCCCGTCTTTAACTAG
- the gluQRS gene encoding tRNA glutamyl-Q(34) synthetase GluQRS, producing the protein MNSATTGAGRYAPSPSGDLHFGNLRTALLAWLFARSTGRRFVVRVEDIDKQRSSQESAERQLADLRALGLDWDGEVIYQHDRDAAYEQALAQLPTYECYCSRKDIREASRAPHAIPGQYPGTCRNLTEDQRAAKRAELAAQNRQPALRLLADVPTFTIHDALHGTYTGDVDDFILRRGGQDTGWAYNLAVVVDDAYQGIDQVVRGDDLLSSAPRQAYLASLLGIEPPEYIHVPLVLNASGERLAKRDGAVTMREMGEEGDVVKQLAASLGYEAHSAAELLAQFAPDRLSPEPYIWRG; encoded by the coding sequence ATGAATTCCGCGACCACCGGCGCCGGCCGTTACGCGCCAAGCCCCTCGGGCGATCTGCACTTTGGAAACCTCCGCACGGCGCTTCTGGCGTGGCTTTTCGCCCGGTCGACGGGCAGGCGCTTTGTGGTGCGCGTGGAGGACATCGATAAGCAGCGCTCCTCCCAGGAGTCGGCCGAGCGCCAGCTTGCGGACCTGCGCGCGCTCGGGCTGGACTGGGACGGCGAGGTCATCTACCAGCACGATCGCGACGCCGCCTATGAGCAGGCCCTAGCCCAGCTGCCCACTTACGAGTGTTATTGCTCCCGTAAAGACATTCGCGAGGCCTCCCGCGCCCCGCACGCCATTCCCGGCCAATATCCGGGCACCTGCCGCAACCTCACCGAAGACCAGCGCGCGGCCAAGCGCGCCGAGCTTGCGGCCCAGAATCGTCAACCTGCCCTTCGCCTGCTTGCCGACGTCCCCACCTTCACCATCCACGACGCCCTCCACGGCACCTATACGGGCGACGTGGATGACTTCATCCTGCGCCGCGGCGGCCAAGACACCGGCTGGGCCTATAACCTGGCCGTCGTCGTCGATGATGCCTACCAAGGCATCGACCAAGTGGTCCGCGGCGATGATCTGCTCTCCTCCGCGCCGCGCCAGGCCTATCTCGCCTCGCTGCTCGGCATCGAACCGCCGGAGTATATCCACGTCCCGCTCGTGCTCAATGCATCCGGCGAGCGCCTGGCCAAGCGCGATGGGGCGGTGACCATGCGGGAGATGGGAGAGGAGGGGGACGTCGTCAAGCAGCTGGCGGCCTCGCTGGGGTACGAAGCCCATAGTGCCGCGGAGCTGCTCGCGCAATTTGCGCCCGATCGACTCAGCCCTGAGCCATATATCTGGCGCGGGTAA
- a CDS encoding aminotransferase class I/II-fold pyridoxal phosphate-dependent enzyme — protein MSLLTLESSELAELAAQVRKDYEDLKAKGLKLDLTRGKPAKAQLDLSNDLLALPGPGHYTDAAGNDLRNYGNQKGIKELRDIWGKLTNMDPELLVAADSSSLNIMFDLISWAFLFGTNDSAQPWSKEEKLKWICPVPGYDRHFAITEQFGFELVTVPMEEDGPDVEAVEKLVADPAVKGMWVVPMFANPTGAVISEDKARRLARMQAGAPDFRIVWDNAYAVHTLTEDFPEILPILDIAAEEGHPNRFWAMSSTSKITFAGAGVGFFGTSEDNLEWYLEHAGIRGIGPNKINQLAHHEFFGSAEGVRAVMRRHAALIKPKFDAVLRILEKRLGEYEVAQWTNPKGGYFISLDVVDGTANRVWELARDAGILLTQAGSAFPYGQDDNDRNIRLAPTLPPQEEVETAMDGVATCVLLAAVEKLGA, from the coding sequence ATGTCGCTTCTTACTTTGGAATCGTCCGAACTCGCGGAGCTCGCCGCCCAGGTCCGTAAGGACTACGAGGACCTTAAGGCTAAGGGCCTGAAATTGGACCTGACCCGCGGAAAGCCGGCCAAGGCACAGCTGGACCTCTCCAATGATTTGCTGGCGCTGCCCGGCCCGGGCCATTACACCGATGCGGCCGGAAACGACCTGCGTAACTACGGCAACCAAAAGGGCATCAAGGAACTGCGCGACATCTGGGGCAAGCTGACCAACATGGACCCAGAGCTGCTGGTTGCCGCAGATTCTTCCTCGCTGAATATCATGTTCGACCTGATTTCTTGGGCATTCCTCTTCGGCACCAATGATTCCGCACAGCCGTGGAGCAAGGAAGAAAAGCTCAAGTGGATCTGCCCGGTGCCGGGCTATGACCGTCACTTTGCCATCACGGAGCAATTCGGCTTCGAGCTGGTCACGGTGCCAATGGAGGAGGACGGGCCGGATGTAGAGGCCGTCGAAAAGCTGGTGGCGGATCCGGCGGTCAAGGGCATGTGGGTAGTGCCGATGTTCGCTAACCCCACCGGCGCCGTGATTTCTGAAGACAAGGCCCGCCGCCTCGCCCGCATGCAGGCCGGCGCGCCGGATTTCCGCATCGTGTGGGATAACGCCTACGCGGTGCACACCCTGACCGAGGACTTCCCGGAAATCCTGCCGATTCTGGATATCGCCGCGGAAGAAGGCCACCCGAACCGCTTCTGGGCCATGTCGTCCACCTCGAAGATCACCTTCGCGGGCGCGGGAGTGGGTTTCTTCGGCACCTCGGAGGATAACCTCGAGTGGTACCTGGAGCACGCCGGAATTCGCGGCATCGGCCCGAATAAGATCAACCAGCTGGCGCACCACGAGTTCTTCGGCTCTGCCGAGGGCGTGCGCGCGGTAATGCGCCGCCATGCCGCGCTGATCAAGCCCAAGTTCGATGCCGTGCTGCGCATCCTAGAAAAACGCCTCGGCGAGTACGAGGTGGCGCAGTGGACCAACCCGAAGGGCGGCTACTTCATCTCCCTCGACGTCGTCGACGGCACCGCCAACCGCGTCTGGGAGCTCGCGCGCGATGCAGGCATCCTCCTCACCCAGGCCGGCTCCGCCTTCCCTTATGGCCAGGACGACAATGACCGCAATATCCGCCTCGCCCCAACCCTGCCGCCGCAGGAAGAGGTCGAAACCGCGATGGACGGCGTTGCCACCTGCGTCCTGCTCGCCGCCGTGGAGAAGCTGGGGGCCTAA
- a CDS encoding DNA polymerase III subunit gamma and tau: protein MALYRKYRPATFAEVVGQEQVTTPLSAALDAGRINHAYLFSGPRGCGKTSSARIMARSLNCEHGPTSTPCGKCDSCVSLAPGGPGNLDVTELDAASHNGVEDMRELRDRAYYAPAESRYRIFIIDEAHMISPSGANALLKVVEEPPEHVIFIFATTEPEKIIGTIRSRTHHYPFRLLTPPAMKGLLQRTVAAEGVHVEDAVYPMVIEAGGGSPRDTLSLLDQLLAGAGPDGLTYDLARPLLGVTDVSLLDDAIETLANQDKPGLFAMVDHVIEAGHDPRRFAVDLLDRLRDLMILQAVPGAIDAGLVSAPTDRASVLTAQAQRFSGPQLTYLASTVNDRISDLTGATSPRLLLEIMCAHLLIGSTGPAAAAPAPAAASASAPAANAAAVSPAPAGPATPGGAPAANSAVAGAQDPQSAAAAIIARRRAKSQEQQASAPSSALTSAPAAQPQPQAPSQPESQPDAQPKAQPEQPAAAEPQRTQKPQDQEPQPQRDEVAVAKQPAKQEQQQEAGDPWQRERQIPQAEAPAQQTPQPAPDQQERREPLEKPVPARAEESATETAPEPAAQSQAAEEPAGDFAEAVREKWVALRESVGKRNKVAEIMLAEARVLGFRDGTLTLGHTTGALAERINAPANNAVIVEVLKEEFQRDVAVNCVVGTDPKTSGFDAPRPPQRKEAWTPNQPAREPADDQEAESKPESAPGWRSRIARATQAAKQRDESQFSNGVPLPPEPEPDFGAPPEEPPAYTRDDEERDMMEAAQSTGEMDHRSATEVAMELLERELGARRA from the coding sequence GTGGCTTTATACCGGAAATATCGTCCAGCAACGTTCGCGGAGGTCGTGGGCCAAGAGCAGGTCACCACGCCGCTATCCGCCGCCCTTGATGCAGGGCGCATCAACCACGCCTACCTCTTTTCCGGCCCGCGCGGCTGCGGCAAGACCTCCTCGGCGCGGATTATGGCCCGCTCGCTCAACTGCGAGCACGGGCCGACCTCGACGCCGTGCGGCAAGTGCGATTCCTGCGTCTCCCTCGCCCCCGGTGGCCCCGGCAACCTGGACGTGACGGAGCTCGACGCCGCCTCGCACAACGGCGTGGAGGACATGCGCGAGCTGCGCGACCGCGCCTACTACGCGCCGGCCGAATCGCGCTACCGCATCTTCATTATTGACGAGGCGCATATGATTTCGCCCTCCGGTGCGAACGCGCTGCTCAAGGTGGTGGAGGAGCCGCCCGAGCACGTCATCTTCATCTTCGCGACCACGGAGCCGGAGAAAATCATCGGCACCATTCGCTCGCGTACCCACCACTATCCCTTCCGCCTGCTGACCCCGCCGGCCATGAAGGGCCTGCTGCAGCGCACCGTTGCGGCCGAGGGCGTACATGTTGAGGACGCCGTGTACCCCATGGTCATTGAGGCGGGCGGCGGTTCCCCGCGCGATACTTTGTCTCTGCTGGACCAGCTGCTGGCCGGCGCCGGGCCCGATGGTCTGACCTACGACCTTGCCCGGCCGCTTTTGGGTGTCACCGATGTCTCGCTGCTTGACGACGCCATCGAAACCCTCGCCAACCAAGACAAACCCGGCCTCTTCGCGATGGTCGACCACGTCATCGAGGCCGGCCACGACCCGCGCCGCTTCGCCGTCGACTTGCTCGACCGTTTGCGCGATTTGATGATCCTGCAGGCCGTGCCCGGCGCCATCGATGCCGGCCTCGTCTCCGCGCCCACCGACCGCGCCTCGGTACTTACCGCCCAGGCGCAGCGCTTTTCCGGGCCGCAGCTGACTTACCTGGCATCCACGGTCAACGACCGCATCAGTGACCTCACCGGCGCGACCTCGCCGCGCCTGCTGCTAGAAATCATGTGCGCGCACCTGCTTATCGGGTCCACCGGCCCCGCTGCTGCCGCGCCTGCACCCGCAGCGGCTTCCGCTTCCGCCCCCGCTGCCAATGCTGCCGCGGTCTCGCCCGCGCCGGCTGGCCCTGCGACCCCGGGCGGTGCTCCCGCGGCCAACTCTGCCGTCGCCGGTGCCCAAGACCCCCAGTCCGCCGCTGCTGCCATCATCGCTCGCCGCCGCGCCAAGTCCCAGGAGCAGCAGGCTTCTGCCCCGTCTTCTGCTCTAACCTCTGCACCGGCCGCTCAGCCGCAACCGCAGGCCCCGTCCCAACCGGAATCGCAACCGGATGCGCAGCCGAAGGCGCAACCCGAGCAGCCGGCGGCCGCTGAGCCGCAACGCACGCAGAAGCCTCAGGACCAAGAGCCGCAACCGCAACGGGACGAAGTGGCTGTGGCAAAACAGCCGGCAAAGCAGGAACAGCAGCAAGAGGCTGGGGACCCGTGGCAGCGTGAGCGGCAAATCCCGCAAGCAGAAGCGCCCGCGCAGCAAACGCCGCAGCCGGCACCGGACCAGCAGGAGCGTCGCGAGCCACTGGAGAAGCCTGTGCCGGCCCGTGCAGAGGAATCCGCCACGGAAACTGCGCCGGAACCTGCCGCGCAATCGCAGGCGGCGGAGGAGCCGGCGGGTGACTTCGCAGAGGCCGTGAGGGAGAAATGGGTGGCGTTGAGGGAGAGCGTCGGAAAGCGGAATAAGGTGGCCGAAATCATGCTGGCCGAAGCCCGCGTGCTTGGCTTCCGCGATGGCACCCTGACGCTGGGACACACCACCGGTGCGCTGGCCGAGCGCATCAATGCGCCCGCCAACAACGCCGTCATAGTGGAGGTGCTCAAGGAGGAGTTCCAGCGCGATGTGGCCGTGAACTGCGTGGTGGGCACCGACCCGAAGACCTCCGGTTTCGATGCCCCGCGGCCGCCACAGCGCAAGGAAGCGTGGACGCCGAATCAGCCGGCGCGCGAGCCGGCCGACGACCAGGAGGCGGAGAGTAAGCCGGAAAGTGCGCCCGGGTGGCGCTCGCGCATCGCACGGGCGACGCAGGCGGCCAAGCAACGCGATGAATCGCAGTTCAGCAATGGCGTGCCGCTTCCGCCCGAGCCTGAGCCGGACTTTGGCGCTCCGCCCGAGGAGCCCCCGGCCTATACCCGCGACGACGAAGAGCGGGACATGATGGAGGCTGCGCAGTCTACCGGCGAGATGGATCATCGCAGCGCTACCGAGGTAGCTATGGAGCTGCTGGAGCGCGAGCTGGGCGCACGGCGTGCCTAA